The following are encoded together in the Penaeus chinensis breed Huanghai No. 1 chromosome 20, ASM1920278v2, whole genome shotgun sequence genome:
- the LOC125035979 gene encoding probable ATP-dependent RNA helicase DDX20 has protein sequence MATKKAHTISDRERTDDIHVEENVDFAGMYLSDHVSEGLKKSGFIKPSPIQLAAIPLGRCGLDLVVQAKSGTGKTCVFTVVALEMLSVTASTTQVLVIAPTREIAVQITQVINSIGTGTPGLRAFAFIGGIPLSQDKAKLSCCHIAVGTPGRLAQLVELGLLKLDNVRLLVLDEADQLLTGQFTKGVISLASALPLNKQILALSATYTDEVAKVAEELMRSPNHVRLGRDCPALLGVNQFARLLPFHHQPHRIQQTKMSELLSILSTVTFNQCLVFTNSQLRAESICNELRATGWPVSYLTGGQAQRDRLQALDALCSYKCRILISTDLSARGLDSEHVNLVINLDMPRDQATYLHRVGRAGRFGSRGGAITLATEGDDWTAMRAIVTLANVKAYLLQEGWDSNITSKEVAGMEEVEVLGDEELNLWLEVNKKKGFPQDKKVMKSIQNGNVRERITESVGKKSNSKVELHDESEKENLKNKSVRKKDHKQNKTHVKQDNKSDKPGNQGKCDAKSTKETINDNISCKKESDPEEIANKAIEKKAEIQKKVSALLSGVSSSLRKFSYAEIYKELSEKGDTESASISSTIAIPSLPDKLNPSESELKVLCDHIEDTNEDLENKITSIDKFWKSSRVDIKEALQALIEGKDPSSLPHNNDYKESCSDLTDHVSLLEADEKGLSLETALPTHEFNGITNKNTSDCADKVTESSLSERDSKVNTDSSSGLYQSSKSTTQSTSELCSSKKTSNSGGSKEKVLKSQEIKQKVKKSRSHHKQSQEDLEMKREPKSKKVQKKLTKRSTCTSTDTSFESSSSTDCHYQQNYNGFYDSQQQQSQQQQRDYWSQMHGMYSTGYQQYAQADYPSYGGAYQNFQPPGGEGGVQWSQQQQNYSTGYPYDWDYYTMSAYSYKRAYVESAQKFASMMDYVQSMGRMSAWIARDYHSRCSQNSYEYNKSSKKNTNKQS, from the coding sequence atggcaacaaaaaAAGCACACACTATTAGTGACCGAGAACGGACTGACGACATACATGTAGAGGAAAATGTGGATTTTGCAGGTATGTACTTATCTGACCATGTCTCAGAGGGACTGAAGAAATCCGGATTTATCAAGCCGAGTCCCATTCAACTTGCTGCTATTCCACTTGGTCGCTGTGGGCTTGACCTTGTTGTTCAGGCCAAGAGTGGAACAGGCAAGACATGTGTATTTACTGTTGTTGCTTTGGAGATGCTCAGTGTTACAGCCTCCACAACTCAAGTATTGGTCATAGCACCAACAAGGGAGATAGCAGTGCAGATCACTCAAGTAATCAATTCCATAGGCACTGGAACACCAGGGTTGAGGGCTTTTGCCTTTATAGGTGGCATTCCTCTGTCACAGGATAAAGCAAAGCTCAGCTGTTGTCATATAGCTGTGGGCACACCAGGACGTTTAGCACAGCTGGTTGAACTTGGTCTCCTAAAGCTTGATAATGTTCGCTTGCTTGTCCTTGATGAAGCTGATCAGTTGTTGACAGGTCAGTTTACAAAAGGAGTGATCAGTCTAGCTTCAGCACTCcctttgaataaacaaatattagcATTAAGCGCTACATACACAGATGAAGTTGCAAAAGTTGCAGAAGAGCTGATGCGTTCACCAAATCATGTTCGCCTTGGACGAGATTGTCCTGCTCTTCTTGGTGTGAATCAATTTGCAAGGCTGCTTCCCTTCCATCATCAACCACACAGAATACAGCAAACCAAAATGTCAGAgctgttgtcaatattatcaacagTAACATTTAACCAGTGCCTTGTCTTTACTAATTCCCAGTTACGTGCTGAATCAATTTGTAATGAATTAAGAGCAACTGGATGGCCAGTATCATACCTGACAGGTGGACAAGCACAAAGAGATCGCTTACAGGCACTTGATGCACTCTGCTCCTACAAGTGTCGAATCCTTATATCCACAGACCTCTCTGCCCGAGGTTTAGATTCAGAACATGTCAATCTAGTGATAAATCTAGACATGCCAAGGGACCAGGCTACTTACTTACATCGTGTTGGACGAGCAGGACGTTTCGGTTCTCGAGGAGGTGCCATCACACTCGCTACAGAAGGGGATGATTGGACAGCTATGAGAGCTATTGTGACACTTGCCAATGTGAAAGCATATTTACTTCAAGAGGGCTGGGACTCCAATATCACTAGTAAAGAGGTAGCAGGTATGGAGGAAGTAGAGGTGCTGGGGGATGAGGAACTGAATCTATGGCTAGaggtaaacaagaaaaaaggctTTCCACAAGACAAAAAGGTTATGAAGAGTATACAAAATgggaatgtaagagagagaataactgaGTCAGTAGGGAAAAAATCTAATTCAAAAGTAGAATTGCATGATGAATCtgaaaaagaaaatctgaagaATAAATCAGTGAGAAAAAAAGATCACAAGCAGAATAAGACACATGTAAAAcaggataataaaagtgataaaccaGGCAATCAGGGAAAGTGTGATGCAAAGAGCACTAAAGAAACAATAAATGACAATATATCATGTAAGAAAGAAAGCGATCCTGAAGAAATAGCAAACAAAGCAATAGAAAAGAAGGCAGAAATCCAGAAAAAGGTTTCAGCCCTTCTCAGTGGAGTAAGCTCTTCCTTGCGTAAGTTTTCATATGCAGAGATTTACAAGGAATTATCAGAGAAAGGTGACACAGAAAGTGCTAGTATATCTTCAACAATTGCTATTCCATCCTTGCCAGATAAGCTGAATCCATCTGAGTCAGAGCTGAAGGTTCTCTGTGACCACATAGAAGACACTAATGAGGACcttgaaaataaaattacaagTATAGATAAATTCTGGAAGTCCTCAAGAGTTGATATAAAAGAAGCACTTCAAGCTTTAATTGAAGGCAAAGATCCAAGTTCCCTACCTCACAACAATGACTATAAGGAATCTTGCAGTGATTTGACTGATCATGTAAGTCTTTTAGAAGCAGATGAAAAGGGATTATCCCTAGAAACAGCTCTACCAACACATGAATTTAATGGCATTACAAATAAGAATACTTCTGATTGTGCAGACAAAGTAACAGAGAGTTCTTTGTCAGAGAGGGACAGTAAAGTCAACACAGACTCTAGCAGTGGGTTATATCAGTCTTCCAAGAGCACCACTCAGTCTACCTCAGAACTGTGTTCCTCAAAGAAAACCAGTAATTCaggaggaagtaaagaaaaagtaCTCAAGTctcaagaaataaaacaaaaggtcAAGAAGTCAAGGTCACACCATAAACAGTCACAAGAAGAtttggaaatgaagagagaaccCAAGTCTAAAAAGGTACAAAAGAAGCTAACAAAGAGGTCCACATGTACTAGCACAGATACTTCTTTTGAGAGTAGCTCAAGCACTGATTGTCATTACCAGCAAAATTATAATGGATTTTATGATAGTCAACAACAGCAAAGTCAACAACAGCAAAGGGATTATTGGAGCCAGATGCATGGTATGTACAGTACAGGCTATCAGCAATATGCACAGGCAGATTATCCTTCATATGGAGGAGCTTACCAGAATTTCCAACcaccaggaggagaaggaggagttcaGTGGAGCCAGCAGCAACAGAACTATTCTACAGGTTATCCTTATGACTGGGACTACTACACTATGAGTGCTTACAGTTATAAGAGAGCTTACGTAGAGAGTGCTCAAAAGTTTGCCTCAATGATGGATTATGTTCAAAGCATGGGACGAATGAGTGCATGGATAGCCCGTGACTATCATTCACGCTGTAGTCAAAatagttatgaatataataaaagctCTAAGAAAAACACTAATAAGCAAAGTTAG
- the LOC125035980 gene encoding DNA-3-methyladenine glycosylase-like — protein MSKRLRKLSNHHTKVMRTDVSLATSDPTVSPYFTNSNDADGDESSCSTTGEGRDQSTADSACNLDPDETTSKNNQPSLQQSQVAASSILPRRRLTYSFYNQECVTLAKALLGQVMVRMVNGVRVSGVIVETESYLGGEDVASHSYNNKRTPRNEPMYMKPGTSYVYPIYGMYFCFNVSSQGDGSCVLVRALEPIEGMAIMAVGRNQRRKNTTPLKTHQLCNGPSKLCQALDMTKDSCNKLDLSTSNVLWLEAGTSIPESQVVNRKRIGIESAGEEWANKPLRFYVADNKFVSVFEKKKANLSTAS, from the exons ATGTCTAAAAGACTGAGAAAACTTTCAAATCACCATACCAAAGTGATGCGTACAGATGTATCCCTTGCAACAAGTGATCCAACTGTTAGCCCATACTTCACAAATTcaaatgatgctgatggtgatgaaagCAGCTGTAGCACAACAGGAGAAGGCAGAGATCAGAGCACTGCAGATAGTGCGTGTAACTTGGATCCTGATGAAACTACAAGTAAAAACAACCAGCCTTCTCTCCAGCAGTCACAAGTAGCAGCCTCATCTATATTGCCTAGGAGAAGGTTAACATACAGTTTTTACAATCAGGAATGTGTGACCCTTGCTAAAGCATTATTAG GTCAAGTTATGGTGAGAATGGTCAATGGTGTTCGTGTATCAGGAGTCATCGTGGAGACAGAAAGTTACCTTGGAGGAGAGGACGTGGCATCTCACAGTTATAACAACAAGAGGACTCCCAGGAATGAGCCCATGTACATGAAGCCGGGTACATCCTATGTTTACCCAATATATGGGATGTACTTCTGCTTTAATGTATCCTCTCAAG GAGATGGATCATGTGTGCTGGTCCGGGCATTGGAACCTATAGAAGGAATGGCAATTATGGCAGTTGGGAGGAACCAGAGGCGAAAGAACACAACTCCTCTGAAAACACATCAGCTCTGTAATGGCCCTTCTAAACTTTGCCAGGCACTAGACATGACAAAG GATTCCTGTAACAAGTTGGATCTCTCAACATCTAATGTCCTTTGGCTTGAGGCTGGCACATCCATTCCTGAGAGCCAGGTGGTTAATAGAAAAAGGATTGGTATTGAATCAGCTGGTGAAGAATGGGCCAATAAACCTCTTCGTTTCTACGTTGCAGATAATAAGTTTGTCAGCgtctttgaaaagaaaaaagcaaacctGTCAACAGCTTCATAA
- the LOC125035983 gene encoding transmembrane protein 231-like, which yields MVLYDVYKRPLVVVHKTSVCSKATLFLILCILLTVISPFLIVYRSQGLWIKHAEYREQADVHFKHQVLIVSDTASGPLVWSNQPSFNNLMRKYLRIPLVKSYEEDENHDGVNDRLVFSLNIPLLSNELVYGTTLLLTFDYRLHHMCELIMEGAGLFQHASGVPVSALYVTTDLSLHQRQPLPPSGIHDLYNTSVLPSSVSDTRSWRLQEILSSYWKRNITTKYTNTYTSWQTGQSDSFTINLVVQYPEQTVLYIPGFWYVLKWAWIQYFAVLVILAYVISLIKDWVYQNQVVSTWVQFPSKKER from the exons ATGGTGCTGTACGATGTTTATAAGCGTCCACTGGTCGTTGTACATAAGACCAGTGTATGTTCAAAGGCTACATTGTTCTTAATTCTGTGCATCTTGTTAACAGTTATTTCGCCGTTCTTGATTGTGTATCGCAGCCAGG GCTTGTGGATAAAACATGCAGAATATAGAGAACAGGCAGATGTTCACTTTAAGCACCAAGTCCTCATTGTAAGTGACACAGCTTCAGGCCCTCTTGTGTGGTCCAACCAGCCCTCATTCAATAATCTCATGAGAAAGTACTTACGCATTCCACTAGTAAAG tcatATGAAGAGGATGAAAACCATGATGGTGTGAATGATAGGCTTGTCTTCAGCTTGAACATTCCTTTACTGAGCAATGAGTTGGTATATGGCACCACACTGTTGCTGACATTTGACTACAGACTACAT cacATGTGTGAGTTGATAATGGAGGGTGCAGGACTGTTTCAGCATGCTAGTGGAGTTCCTGTGTCAGCCCTCTATGTCACAACTGATCTATCCCTGCACCAACGTCAGCCTCTTCCTCCATCTGGCATACATGATTTATATAACACATCCGTACTGCCGTCATCTGTCTCAGACACAAGAAGCTGGAGATTACAGGAAATTCTCTCTAGTTATTGGAAAAGAAATA TTACTACCAAATATACCAACACATACACCAGCTGGCAGACAGGACAGAGTGATTCATTTACCATAAATCTGGTTGTGCAGTACCCAGAACAAACTGTTTTGTATATACCTGGGTTTTGGTATGTGCTTAAATGGGCATGGATACAATATTTTGCTGTCTTAGTGATCTTGGCATATGTTATCAGTCTAATTAAAGACTGGGTTTACCAGAACCAGGTTGTGTCAACATGGGTTCAATTCCcttcaaagaaagaaaggtaa